In Fusarium oxysporum Fo47 chromosome VII, complete sequence, the following proteins share a genomic window:
- a CDS encoding Carboxylesterase: MNTTTICSVRSWLGIPYAKAKRFRRSVLLPFNPDLPYNQKGPAPVQAGNTDWLEADNGLSEDCLNLNIWAPEDASRAKLPVIVYIFGGGFEVGANTTTTSNASGLAATGRAVGVSLNYRLGPLGWLSLSQYGGVLAEATNLGLQDIISALRWIQENIARFGGDPQQVTVAGHSAGAYSTMGLIAAPAADGLYRRLAAFSGGASRIVPAWWAEELAIKVLAELGIADDPEQLLTADATLLAETLIKVSPRDIGDRHGVDNTTIGVVNDHSQPGAVLTDTPLRVLASGRRRDVDILLSTATNEADWWVINATEKFDPGSIDNLVDELVTKSRIPRSRARKIVAAYDVDGRTPVEVRGALFTDYFFTLPAARAALAHSAEGGNVHLLSIGPVQDAPAVHGTEMYGIVGQQRPERSEEQARRDTFVRDALLDFAEGNHDRLWKTVAGEPTTHGIGNPPYDPTIHAADVLRTFEGIERT; encoded by the coding sequence ATGAACACTACCACCATTTGTTCGGTCCGCTCATGGTTGGGCATCCCCTACGCCAAGGCAAAACGCTTCCGTCGGTCCGTCTTGCTCCCTTTTAACCCGGATCTGCCCTACAATCAGAAGGGGCCGGCGCCAGTGCAAGCCGGCAATACCGACTGGCTCGAGGCCGACAACGGACTGAGCGAGGATTGTCTGAATCTCAACATCTGGGCCCCCGAAGACGCAAGCAGAGCCAAACTTCCCGTGATCGTTTACATCTTCGGTGGCGGGTTCGAAGTCGGTGCGAACACGACGACGACCTCCAACGCCTCGGGTCTGGCTGCAACTGGCCGCGCCGTTGGTGTGTCTCTGAACTACCGTCTCGGACCGCTCGGCTGGTTATCGCTGTCTCAGTACGGCGGCGTCTTAGCCGAAGCGACCAACCTCGGCCTGCAGGACATCATCAGCGCGCTGCGATGGATACAGGAGAACATCGCTCGCTTTGGCGGGGACCCGCAGCAAGTCACCGTCGCCGGCCACAGCGCTGGAGCGTACTCGACCATGGGGCTCATCGCAGCTCCGGCCGCCGACGGTCTGTACCGGCGCCTCGCCGCCTTCTCCGGCGGTGCATCCCGCATCGTTCCGGCGTGGTGGGCCGAAGAGCTGGCGATCAAGGTCCTCGCCGAACTGGGCATTGCCGACGACCCCGAACAGCTGCTGACTGCAGACGCAACACTGCTCGCCGAGACGCTCATCAAGGTCAGCCCGCGCGACATTGGCGACAGACACGGCGTCGACAACACGACCATTGGTGTCGTGAACGATCACTCCCAGCCCGGGGCAGTTCTCACTGACACGCCGCTGCGTGTGCTCGCTTCCGGCCGTCGTCGAGATGTCGACATTCTCCTCAGCACTGCAACGAACGAGGCCGATTGGTGGGTCATCAATGCGACTGAAAAGTTCGACCCTGGCAGCATCGACAACTTGGTCGATGAGCTTGTTACCAAGTCGCGCATACCCCGAAGCCGTGCCAGGAAAATCGTTGCAGCCTACGACGTCGACGGACGCACTCCAGTCGAGGTCCGCGGGGCTCTTTTCACTGATTACTTCTTCACGCTTCCAGCTGCGCGCGCAGCACTCGCGCATTCCGCCGAGGGCGGCAATGTCCATCTACTCAGCATCGGCCCCGTCCAAGATGCGCCAGCCGTACACGGCACGGAGATGTACGGCATTGTAGGGCAGCAACGCCCCGAACGCAGTGAGGAGCAAGCCAGGCGGGACACGTTCGTCCGCGACGCACTCCTGGACTTCGCAGAAGGCAATCATGACCGGCTTTGGAAAACCGTGGCTGGAGAACCTACCACGCACGGCATCGGTAACCCCCCGTACGACCCGACCATCCATGCGGCCGACGTTCTCCGAACCTTTGAAGGCATTGAACGGACATAA
- a CDS encoding Alpha/Beta hydrolase protein produces MFFRALLAYFAFCNAVDAYRAIPSGVVKAPEEFTYGVPNRQTKEFKTLLSLSNIGSETWYNTRDDDEFGVSREWLIEAKAAWMKHDWRKEEKLINSNPNFMTTVDDPELGSVKIHFTALFSTKPDALPLIMLHGWPGSFLEFLPALDLLKEKYTADTLPYHVIVPSLPDFGLSGGPSNDVELTVESAARVMDQLMLDLGFGQGYVAQGGDVGSFLTRIMSATSAACKAFHVNFLPPDSLNEIPLISVNATQVEVEHLEKMINFGANGSAYIMVQGQRTSTFGLVLSSNPLAMLAWIGEKVVAWSDERYPLALETVLSMVRFYWYTDSSARSMYIYPAAARAAGRNELLPVATSLEKPLGYSVFPAENLFLTEAYAEDIYPNMVYYNRVEKGGHFAAAEQPEIFLREVETFLKQVRPSIGI; encoded by the exons ATGTTTTTCCGAGCCCTTCTCGCATACTTTGCATTCTGCAATGCCGTCGACGCATACCGGGCGATTCCGTCCGGTGTCGTCAAGGCTCCAGAAGAATTCACCTATGGTGTCCCGAATCGACAAACAAAGGAGTTCAAAACGCTTCTTTCATTGTCCAATATCGGATCCGAGACATGGTACAACACTCGCGACGACGATGAATTCGGTGTAAGCCGTGAATGGCTGATCGAAGCCAAGGCCGCGTGGATGAAGCACGACTGGCGGAAGGAAGAAaagctcatcaactccaaccCCAACTTCATGACGACTGTCGATGATCCCGAGCTCGGGTCAGTCAAGATTCACTTTACGGCTCTCTTTTCGACCAAGCCAGACGCCTTGCCACTGATCATGTTGCACGGATGGCCTGGTTCTTTCCTCGAGTTCCTACCTGCTCTGGACCTTCTCAAGGAAAAGTATACGGCCGACACTTTGCCGTACCATGTCATTGTACCGTCGCTGCCAGACTTTGGACTCTCCGGTGGTCCCTCGAATGATGTGGAGCTCACGGTAGAGTCTGCGGCGCGAGTGATGGACCAGCTCATGCTCGACCTGGGATTTGGCCAGGGTTACGTTGCTCAAGGTGGTGACGTTGGCAGCTTCCTGACGCGCATCATGTCGGCAACATCTGCAGCTTGCAAAGCTTTCCACG TCAACTTTCTCCCTCCCGACTCGTTGAATGAGATCCCCCTCATAAGCGTCAACGCGACTCaggttgaagttgagcaCCTGGAGAAAATGATCAACTTCGGCGCAAACGGGAGTGCATACATCATGGTGCAAGGCCAGCGCACGTCTACCTTTGGACTTGTTCTCTCTTCCAACCCACTTGCGATGCTAGCTTG GATCGGCGAGAAGGTGGTCGCGTGGTCAGACGAACGATACCCATTGGCTCTTGAAACTGTCCTTTCCATGGTGAGATTTTATTGGTACACGGATTCGTCAGCGAGGAGTATGTACATATATCCCGCGGCAGCAAGGGCTGCCGGTCGAAACGAACTGTTACCGGTGGCCACCTCACTTGAAAAGCCGCTTGGGTATTCTGTTTTCCCCGCGGAAAACCTGTTTCTCACAGAAGCTTATGCGGAGGATATTTATCCGAACATGGTCTATTACAACAGGGTCGAAAAG GGAGGGCATTTCGCAGCGGCGGAGCAGCCTGAGATCTTTCTTCGGGAGGTGGAAACCTTCTTGAAGCAGGTTAGGCCCAGCATCGGGATTTGA
- a CDS encoding ABC-2 type transporter-domain-containing protein, which produces MVLLVLGRPGSGCSTFLKIITGQMRDLDIDSASILQYTGVPHRIMTRQFKGELIYNGEVDENLPYLTVGQTLEFAAAMRTPRARLPGITRKDRVKHVVQVMLTVFGLSHTKNTIVGNDYVRGVSGGERKRVSIAETALSEAAISAWDNSTRGLDAESALHFVSRLRTLSDLTQSSNAAAIYQSSQSIFDLFDKILVLYEGREIFFGPASSAPDYFERMGWQRHARQTSGDYLTTITDPEQRIAKEGHEDSVPRTPEDFSRHWLNSTEYARLMEEIDKYQKDFDLQQETTRKQFESIRHNLKAKGMLRRATQTVSFPMQTALCVKRTTQQLWNDKGSTFTTLIGEIIIALVVGSIFYGTPETSDAFFSYGSVLFFSVLLNVLMSVTDIHNLYKGRPVIIKQVSYAFYRPSADALASVLVDIPVKFVIAVFFNIILFFLAGLAYTASQFFIFFLFVFITTLAMSMVFRTIAAATMTLPQAMAISGFLVLALVTYAGFVLPSPYMQPWFKWISYINPLSFAFEALLVNQAHGTNFPCSNIVPSYQNLTGDTFICPVPGSVAGQTYVNGDAWFETSYDYSYSHLWRNLGIILGFLFFFLFTYLLISDLNVNTSVGADVLVFLHDRIPGLTTKADSKLKGKADVEQPLVVNSTPVQVVVNKGTAPQADQGVFAWRKLTYDVMIKGESRRLLNDACGWVEPGSMIALMGVSGAGKTTLLNALAQRMPAGDVKGEFYVNGKPLPESFKSDVGYVQQQDVHLETSTVREALQFSAMLRQSRDIPIRQKLEFAEETIHLLGMDDFADAIVGLPGKGLNAEQRKRLSIGVELAGKPSLLLFLDEPTSGLDSQSSEAILALLKKLAASGLGILCTIHQPSAMLFQRFDRLLLMARGGKVAYFGDIGNSSEAVLRYFDARAPRRCKDAENPAKYILGMIGNTDGQGIDWPGLWDRSTEANVVSTELERISKSSSQTTSPESDLGQGRTHGTYRIPLSSQLPIVCRRVFQQYWRSTTYIASKFILGIAGTLFIGFSFFQPGQSILGVQNAIFSILMVCAMFSSLVQQIMPKFIMQRTVYEVREKHSNMYSWVALIFANILVEIPYHLVLGIITFAIFNYTVFGIRSPEDQGLALLFFTYFYVLVGTFAVMVTAPLPDATTAGRITTVLFSMMILFAGVFQTPTALPGFWIFMYRVSPMTYLVGGVSVSGLSGDPVVCSQSELAVFQPPAGDTCGSYMQPYLEQGATGTLLNPSAAANCSYCPLQYADQILARSGMYYQDRWRDWAFGFAYIAFNILATFVLYSLLRLGLLGSGFNKVKQLFRRKKAAQ; this is translated from the exons atggtacTACTTGTTCTAGGGCGTCCCGGCAGTGGTTGCTCAACTTTCCTGAAGATCATTACTGGTCAGATGCGAGATTTGGATATTGACTCAGCATCTATTTTACAATACACAG GCGTACCGCACCGAATAATGACTCGACAGTTCAAAGGCGAGCTGATCTACAATGGAGAGGTAGACGAGAATCTCCCGTACCTGACGGTCGGACAGACTTTGGAGTTCGCCGCCGCCATGCGTACGCCCAGGGCTCGTCTACCAGGGATAACCCGGAAGGATAGAGTCAAGCATGTGGTGCAAGTCATGCTGACCGTGTTTGGACTTTCGCACACGAAGAACACAATAGTGGGAAATGACTATGTGCGAGGTGTTTCAGGTGGTGAAAGAAAGAGAGTCTCAATAGCAGAGACAGCACTCTCTGAAGCCGCTATATCGGCGTGGGATAACTCTACCAGAGGCCTAGATGCCGAGTCTGCCCTGCATTTTGTTAGTCGGCTGCGGACTCTCTCTGACC TAACTCAATCCTCCAATGCGGCAGCGATCTACCAATCTTCACAATCCATTTTCGATCTATTTGACAAGATTCTGGTCCTATATGAGGGGAGAGAGATATTCTTCGGCCCTGCTTCGTCAGCCCCAGATTACTTCGAACGGATGGGTTGGCAACGCCACGCAAGGCAAACATCAGGAGACTACTTGACCACCATCACCGACCCAGAGCAAAGAATAGCAAAGGAAGGGCACGAAGACTCGGTGCCTAGAACACCTGAAGATTTTAGTCGTCACTGGCTCAACTCGACTGAATATGCTCGTTTGATGGAAGAGATTGATAAGTACCAGAAGGATTTCGATCTCCAACAAGAAACGACTCGGAAGCAATTCGAGTCGATTCGCCATAACCTCAAGGCGAAAGGAATGCTGAGAAGAGCTACACAAACAGTCTCGTTTCCAATGCAGACCGCACTTTGCGTCAAAAGAACGACGCAGCAACTTTGGAATGACAAAGGTTCAACCTTTACGACACTGATTGGAGAGATTATCATTGCACTTGTCGTCGGATCCATCTTCTATGGTACTCCAGAGACCTCCGATGCCTTTTTCTCTTATGGGTCCgtccttttcttctctgtACTTCTCAATGTCTTGATGTCCGTGACAGACATCCACAATCTATACAAAGGCCGTCCAGTCATCATAAAACAAGTATCCTATGCCTTTTATCGGCCGTCAGCTGATGCGCTTGCAAGTGTTTTAGTTGACATTCCTGTCAAGTTTGTAATTGCCGTGTTCTTCAATATCATTTTGTTTTTTTTGGCCGGCCTTGCGTACACAGCATCTCAGTTCtttattttcttcctttttgtATTTATAACGACGTTGGCAATGTCTATGGTATTTCGGACTATTGCCGCGGCGACTATGACCCTCCCTCAGGCTATGGCTATATCTGGTTTCCTAGTACTTGCATTGGTCACATACGCTGGTTTTGTGCTTCCCAGTCCGTATATGCAACCCTGGTTCAAATGGATCTCCTACATCAACCCACTTTCTTTTGCTTTCGAGGCATTATTGGTCAATCAAGCACATGGGACCAATTTTCCCTGCTCCAACATCGTACCCTCCTATCAAAACTTGACCGGCGACACTTTTATCTGTCCAGTCCCTGGATCCGTGGCCGGGCAGACCTACGTGAATGGAGATGCCTGGTTTGAGACAAGCTATGACTATAGCTATTCGCACCTGTGGCGCAACCTGGGCATCATTCTTGgctttttattcttctttctctttacaTATCTGTTGATTTCTGATCTCAACGTCAACACGTCTGTAGGTGCTGATGTCCTTGTTTTCCTCCATGACCGCATCCCTGGTCTCACAACGAAAGCCGACTCCAAGCTTAAAGGCAAGGCAGACGTGGAGCAGCCACTAGTGGTTAACAGTACGCCGGTCCAGGTCGTTGTGAATAAAGGAACAGCGCCACAAGCGGATCAGGGGGTATTTGCATGGAGGAAGTTGACCTACGACGTTATGATCAAAGGAGAATCGAGGCGTTTACTTAACGACGCCTGCGGTTGGGTGGAACCAGGCTCTATGATCGCCTTGATGGGAGTATCAGGGGCGGGTAAAACGACGCTGCTAAATGCATTGGCCCAAAGAATGCCCGCAGGTGATGTAAAGGGCGAATTCTATGTGAACGGGAAGCCGTTACCAGAGTCCTTCAAGAGTGACGTTGGCTATGTACAGCAGCAAGACGTTCACCTTGAAACCTCGACTGTACGCGAAGCCCTACAGTTCTCGGCAATGTTGAGACAATCCCGTGACATACCAATACGCCAGAAACTTGAATTTGCGGAAGAGACGATTCACCTTCTTGGTATGGATGATTTTGCCGACGCTATCGTCGGTTTGCCCGGCAAGGGACTCAATGCTGAGCAGCGAAAGCGCCTTAGTATTGGAGTTGAATTGGCCGGGAAGCCATCCCTACTTCTCTTTTTGGATGAACCTACTTCGGGACTTGATAGCCAATCATCCGAGGCAATCTTGGCTCTACTTAAGAAGCTAGCCGCAAGTGGCTTGGGCATCCTGTGCACAATTCACCAGCCAAGCGCCATGCTGTTCCAGCGTTTCGATAGGTTGTTGCTGATGGCACGGGGCGGCAAGGTCGCTTACTTCGGGGACATTGGGAACTCCTCGGAGGCTGTTCTTCGATATTTTGACGCCCGCGCACCGAGGAGGTGCAAGGACGCTGAGAACCCTGCTAAGTATATACTCGGTATGATAGGCAATACGGACGGCCAAGGCATCGACTGGCCTGGTCTGTGGGACAGATCTACAGAGGCCAATGTAGTTTCAACTGAGTTGGAACGCATTTCGAAGTCTTCATCCCAGACAACATCACCGGAAAGCGACCTAGGCCAAGGTCGAACGCATGGAACTTACCGAATTCCGTTGAGCTCCCAGCTACCAATTGTTTGTCGGCGAGTCTTCCAACAATATTGGAGATCGACAACGTACATTGCAAGCAAATTCATATTGGGCATTGCAGGCACACTATTCATTGGTTTCTCGTTTTTCCAGCCCGGACAATCAATTCTTGGTGTTCAGAACGCCATTTTCTCTATTCTCATGGTTTGCGCAATGTTCAGCAGCTTGGTCCAGCAG ATCATGCCCAAGTTCATCATGCAGCGGACAGTCTACGAAGTTCGTGAGAAACACTCCAATATGTATTCATGGGTCGCTCTCATCTTTGCCAACATTCTTGTCGAGATACCATACCATCTTGTCCTTGGTATCATAACCTTTGCGATATTCAACTACACGGTATTCGGCATTAGATCGCCTGAAGACCAAGGTCTGGCCCTGTTGTTCTTCACCTATTTTTATGTCCTTGTGGGCACCTTTGCAGTCATGGTCACTGCGCCTTTGCCTGATGCAACAACAGCTGGTCGTATAACGACAGTCCTGTTCTCAATGATGATCCTGTTTGCGGGTGTCTTCCAGACCCCTACAGCTTTGCCAGGCTTCTGGATATTCATGTACCGTGTCTCGCCCATGACATATCTTGTTGGCGGTGTTTCTGTCTCGGGACTTTCAGGCGATCCGGTCGTCTGTTCTCAGTCCGAACTTGCCGTCTTCCAGCCCCCTGCCGGTGACACTTGTGGGTCATACATGCAGCCATATCTTGAGCAAGGCGCCACGGGGACGCTCCTGAACCCGAGCGCGGCTGCTAATTGCTCTTATTGCCCTCTGCAGTATGCTGATCAAATCTTGGCTCGCTCCGGTATGTATTATCAGGACAGATGGCGGGATTGGGCCTTTGGATTCGCTTATATCGCTTTCAATATCCTTGCTACCTTCGTTTTATACTCCTTGCTACGACTTGGACTTTTGGGCTCGGGATTCAATAAGGTTAAGCAGCTTTTCCGGAGGAAGAAGGCAGCCCAGTAA